The genomic DNA ATGAGCATGACCTCGGGGTTGGCGGCCAGCGTGCGCGCCACCGCCACCCGCTGGCGCATGCCGCCCGACAACTCGTGGGGGTACTTCTTCTCGAAGCCGCTGAGCCCCACCAGCTCCACGAAGCGCCGGACGATGGCGGCGCGCTCCGCCCGGGACACGCCCTGGATCTCGAGGCCGTGGGCGATGTTCCGCTCCACGGTCCGCCACGGCAGGATGGCGAACTCCTGGAAGACGACGCCGCGGTCACGACCCGGGCCCGTCACCGGCCGGCCGTCCACGAGCACGGCGCCGCGCGTGGGTGGGATGAGCCCGGCCAGGATGTTGAGGAGCGTCGTCTTGCCGCAGCCGCTCGGCCCCACGACGGTCAGGAACTCGCCCTGCCGCACCTCCAGATTGAGGCCGTCGAGCGCCAGCACGCGCTCCCGCGTGAACGGGTTGACGTACTCGTGCCGCAGCCCCTGCAGGGCGATCTTGGCGGGCACGCGCGCCGTCGCGGTCGGCCCTTCAGGGGACCGGCTTGAGGTCCTCGAAGAGCTGCGGGTGGCTCTTCATCACCTTGTCGATGAAGCGCCGCTCGATCCCCTGCTGCCAGGGCAGCGCGGCGCGGAGCTTCTTCTGCTCGATGAGGATCCGCACGTTCTCGTCCCACGCCGCGAGGGTGTGGGAGGTGATTCGGGGATCGAACCTCATGTGGCGAAGCGCCTGCTTGGCCACCGCGCCGTCAAGCCCCGGAACCCAGCGCGTGGCGATCTCGGCGGCCTCGTCCGGGTGCTGACGCGTGTACTGGGCGGCCGCCGCCACCCCGATCACGTAGCGCTCCACGACGTCGGGGCTCTTCTCGATGACGTCGTTGCGCACGGCCATGTTG from Candidatus Rokuibacteriota bacterium includes the following:
- a CDS encoding ABC transporter ATP-binding protein, which gives rise to MPAKIALQGLRHEYVNPFTRERVLALDGLNLEVRQGEFLTVVGPSGCGKTTLLNILAGLIPPTRGAVLVDGRPVTGPGRDRGVVFQEFAILPWRTVERNIAHGLEIQGVSRAERAAIVRRFVELVGLSGFEKKYPHELSGGMRQRVAVARTLAANPEVMLMDEPFASVDAQTRITLQEELNAIAQATRKTILFVTHNVEEAVFLGDRCCVLSRRPGRVKALVAVDIPREGRTWKLFTSDPVFGATKDHVLRLVREEVGGEEAGR